The nucleotide sequence taaatagatatgtattcaaaactcaaatttaaaattattaattctttcaAAGCTAAAGACTACTAGCGCTTCGTAACCGACCACTGCAAGAGAAGAAACGCCGAAAGAAACTCTTTTCAACAGTATTGGTCGCCTACTCGCCTGAAGggctttgaattttttttttttttattttatttgtatattcatTCTATGTATCTTATAACCCGTAGACCAAACCAGTGCAGTCCTAAGAAAGAAGGGATCAAagagaaaaaagtatttttaaacaataatcctaatattaatatttaaaaataaaataatgtatacataaatagataaacacccAAGATCAGAAgtcaatatgaaaaagataatttaccaACTTGACCTGACtggggatcgaacccgagacctggAAGTAGCAGTCTGGTGTGTTGACTACTACATcacacattttatataaatatataactaatataaataaatagataatatttaattatatattttatatatatgtaactacAGAAGTAATTTACAAACTATAGATTTTCTAAAGTATGATACTCAAGCCAACATTGGCCAACACAAATATACACCGTGCAATGACTGCACGCGATGTTACATTTTTGCCTGCATCTAACACAACGTCCCctcttaaatttatcttgttttttGGTTCGCTCCTCGGTCACCTCATTATGAACAGGGAAATGATTAAAATCCCTGTTCAGCCTGCTACAGGTGGGGATGGGGACCTGGCGCGAACGTGAGGAGACGTTTTGTCCGAATTCTAAGCAGAGCTCTTCAGCAAGCTTGAAACGAAATTGGCGGTGAGTCATTTTTTTATGCTGGCCAATGTTAgcacaatatataatatatgcatttaaaatagatatatttaaaagacgtctaaaaactttaatataccaTTTGATTCccctctttctttctaataaatacatgCTTAGCTTTTGATCTTTGAGATCGACGCCTcccatgtatttattatattcatggACCACGACTGGTTTGGAGCAGGGTTGGCCAGCCCTGTGccctggagccatatctgttTTGTGGTAAGTAGATACAGTGGTGACAAGCTTCACATCTTTCCATGCTATGACGGATACATCACCACAGTGTCTACTTACCACACTACCCCTAGCCATCCTTTTATCCTGCAAATTTTGGATTTCTACGGGCGTGTCTTTTCGGCGACGGTTCAGAGTACCGACTACGtcagttttatgtttttttagaaattgggTCAGAGGaacagaattataaaaattgtccatgaacagggtatatcccttgcctaAATAGTTCTTGAAAAGCTCAAGGACTATTTTGGCAGTGGATGTAGTAAACCCGTAAACCGTTTCTGCAGTTGTCGTGCCTTTGCcggcatacaaaattaaatttactacgTATCCAGTTACGGCCTCACAGAGTTCATAACTTTTGATACCGAATCGAGCTGCTTTGGAACGAATGCATTGTTTCCAGCTTAAATGACCCTTCCAAAGCAGCAACGATTCGTCTATCGATACTTCTCTGTGAGGCACGTAAATGGActggaattttttatttaaataatctataataggttttattttagctattttCTTATCACGCCCCTGTACATGTATGTTGTTGTTATCAGTAAAgtgcaaaaattttaagagcATTACGTAATGATCCCTTGACATCAGTTTTCGAAACTCCGGCATACCCATCACACCCGTCATCCAATATTCCTCTAACCTACTTCTTACACATATTGACATAAATATCATCACACCTATAAGCCTATATAGTTCGGAAACCGAAGTTTCCACCCAGTCGTTCATGCGAGATTTACTTGGCATGGAGTCTCCGGTTTCAAAGAAACCGGTTATTGTTTCCCAAGCGTAATGATTCGTTTCGTGGACAATAGAATCCATCAGAGGCTGGTCCCAAATTTGAGTAAACAAGCCTAAAGGACTTGTTCcctcaattttaggaccagCTTCTTCGTTGAAGTCCTCCCTGACCCCTCTAAATTCGTTAAAATCAGATGACCAAGTCAATGGCTCCTCACTAACTTCATCTTCAATAAAATCGTCATCTGATTCCAACATCTGCTGTAACTGATCGAGAGTCAATTCTTCCTCGGCATCCTCATCACTTCCAGAGTCGATGGCTAATTCTTCAGCCAGCTCAGGATCCAGTATGTCTTCatcctattaaaaaaaccaaacCCTAAACCACATGCAAgcatacacacaaacataacaaaagCGGGTATTGTTAGAGATGCCaaccacaatatttttataaaaaggaataattaGTGTATCCCAACGATGAACAGGAATAGAGATTCctgttcatttttattcaattaacttTCAATATATTCATGCCATATTGCCAATTTCGCTGAATTACGTTATTGAGCATACACCAAACACCTTTATATCAATGAAGTTACAATACATTCATACCGCATTGCCAATTTTAGCAGAATTGTGTTATTGAAGCACAAACCAAACACCCTTAGTTACATTACCTTAGTTACTGGATGGACTAGATTTCTATCAGATAGTCCGGTGCACGATGAGAgcggcaataaataaaaatcccttTCTCAATGCAAGTAATTTATACTTTCAAAGagtgttatgaaaatgaaacttaCAGGTTCTCGGCCAAAAAGATTACGCGGCTGACCTTTCGTACGTTCCTCTGgtacctaaaaaataattattttgtaaataacattgCATGTTGTGAtaataggtaatattttgtttcgatAATCCTTACAATAGACATCAATAAGTGAGCAATAAGTTAGTATACATCTcgacatattattatcttggtagttaaaaaaaagttgaacatctactaaagttatcaaaaaaaagaaaaccattCTTACAGCAGCTACTTTTTCGCCGCCATGGACCAACTCATCCACGATCTCTATGGCTTCGCCTTCCACAGATAAATTTTGGGGCCGCCAAggctgtaataaaatatacgaaataatcagtttttgtttttaaagtaaaagggAAAGTTAACAAAACTGGAAAATAACATACTCTAATCCTCCCTGATCCAGATGTCTCCAAGACTACATCTCTGCCCCGAATAAGGGATCCCTGAGGAGTTCTAGTCACCTCCAAGCCGACAAACATGCTTCTGGAAGTACTTGGGGTTTGGGGTTCCATTTTAAtctgtcaataaaataaaattattagcatGTATTCAAACCAGACATCGAtgtcatcagaaagtgctcacggagacaaaactaacgagctaaaacacagcgcgatacgagttaccggagcgtagatcctgtataccaccttccgactgcatcatcagaccctcgatgtcacttcatcagaaagtgctcacggagacaaaactaacgagctaaaacacagcgcgatacgagttaccggagcatagatcctgtatactgtataccaccttccgactgcatcatcagaccctcgatgtcacttcatcagaaagtgctcacggagacaaaactaacgagctaaaacacagcgcgatacgagttaccggagcgtagatcctgtatactgtataccaccttccgactgcatcatcagaccctcgatgtcacttcatcagaaagtgctcactgagacaaaactgacgagctaaaacacagcgcgatacgagttaccggagcgtagatcctgtataccaccttccgactgcatcatcagaccctcgatgtcacttcatcagaaagtgctcacggagacaaaactaacgagctaaaacacagcgcgatacgagttaccggagcatagatcctgtataccaccttccgactgcatcatcagaccctcgatgtcacttcatcagaaagtgctcactgagacaaaactgacgagctaaaacacagcgcgatacgagttaccggagcgtagatcctgtataccaccttccgactgcatcatcagaccctcgatgtcacttcatcagaaagtgctcacggagacaaaactaacgagctaaaacacagcgcgatacgagttaccggagcgtagatcctgtataccatCTCCCAACTATCATGACATCATGTCATCAAAACCAAACGACATTTTGActaaaaccaataaaataaatttcgtagATTTAGTttcaatcaatgaataaatcaCAGAGGCTTTTGAAAGCATGCTGTATATTAGCGTCGCGATACAATACACAGACAGTGTACGACACAAGTAAGATGGCGGACATAGTGCGTATGTGTGCGTGTAACGGATtctcagtcttgaaaaatataagatatttacaaaatccatgtatttattgtaaaaaagttaGTGTATTtcaatagtataataaatttactatctaAAACCAATTATATCCATTACAGAGGTATTGGATATAATGCATAAACTAAcacgaaagaaatatgtaacacACTCCATCTACTTTTGAAAAAGCTAAAatccttctttttttactaaatctaTAAACTTTTACACGTAATTGCTTCGAAAGTAACTATAtaataacgaaataaaaacatttacatacctGTTTGTAATTACAGCCAAAAAAGACGAGTTTTCTCACACGTTCTTCAGTCACTTTGCAACACAACGAAGTCACAATTTGAAATGACTTGGTTAGCTAAATGAACGGATGAAATTCATATTTGACAGTTGTCTATGACGGCTTCATTCGTTagaaatacatttcaaataataaaacaccttatttcttgttattagatattatatttgtgtaaaaactacGACGAGTGCATTTGGACGGATCCGGAACAAAGCATTCCTAGTACATGCCCGGATACGGCCTAAAGCTTACGAAGGGTTAAACGATAAGCACTGTCTTtttggtaaatatttaatggtaACGGGTATGTAGTACATGCCATCTAAACGCTTAACATTTTCACAGAATATTAAGTTATATACTACCTTTATGAAAAATCTGGTTatcagtttgacctgtatgtatgtttgtccgcgattatctcgcgttacgCCGAagcgattttgatgcggttttcattGTTCCTCTAAAAACACATCCTTAATGATCTTGTtagaagtttattatttaaataaaaatcatcttAGCTAATAATTAACAGAAATTTTGCGCTTGTTGTGGATCATCAGATCATTGGTGCAATCGTTAAGTTTAGAAGCCATGGCACATTCGCCCTCTGCTTGAACACTGATCTCAATACACCGATCCAAATTCTTTTCCAATTTCTTGATCATGATGTGGTCCTTTTCGAAAAATTTGTTCACCAGTTTTAAAAGGTTTTCTGAAAACGAAAACATGTATCAATCCTTTCTAATATAAATGCTAATAGTAATTATATTAGGGTCAGTTCACGCAGCACAGAGATCAAtctctatttagtttgtgaCAGAGATATCACAACGCTGCACACATATCCCAActaatacttattatacttattataaatcctaacttataaatgcaaaagtaagtttgttgtttttaaatgcGTTATACCTATACTGAGTCAAATTCATGGAATTTAATAAcgtttatgtatatacctaccttatCAAGAGATTAAGAGTCTGGAATAGTACATAAGGTGCTTTCCTTCCCGGCTAaaactgtggcgacatctctagtCACGGCAGtcaatcacgcgacgctatcaacCAATAACAGAGAgtagtctaaatcgcgcaagcaaagatttcacggattagggaatatacatataacaagcaccgacacaacatcgtcggagccgcggttccccaggcataacaccaaGGGTGGCAGTTCTTCCCTTTGTGGTGGTCAAGCCCGAATCATCGTTCCCGCTATAAATTCAAAGCTCCTCTGGGATTAGCGAAAAACGTGTATGTTTTCATGTCAGATTTGTTGGTTTCATTTTAGGTCGCGCGAGTCGGCTCGACGAATTTTGAGTGCGACGAAGCATTCTCAACGACAATAGAAATACCAACCTTTCGTAGTAGgtgaataagggataggctaataaacttgagcgatgagctagcaacctatcactatacGAATCTCaaacattaagccatatagctgaacgggACCTTAACTTTCGAGACTCTGTTTACACCGCTAAAGAATAACTGATACCTTTATGAATTTTCCCATTTTCAATCACACCATTTCGCTTCAAAACGCAAGCTATGAGACATTGTCCGTGTATTGGCGATTCTCTGATAGGCGACATCGGTTTGATTGTCCGTTTATCATTCATCTGCACTTCTTTGAGACACTCGCTCATGTTAATTTTGAATTCTGTCACGTATGTATTCAATTCTGACGGTATGGAGTTGTAGGACCAGTCAGGGTCTCTGTTCTGCTCAGCTGAAAATGGGTATTTTCAAGTTGTAGAAAAGTTTCTGAGAAAGTTTGGTTCGTAATAAGAACTTtttagtgaaaataaaaatacatacatacatataatcacgtctatatcccttgcgggttagacagagccaacagtcttaaaaagactgaaaggccacgttcagcttcagtctttatgactgttggctgtctgccctgcaagggatatagacgtgattatatgtatgtatgtatgtacctacgtacCAAGTATGTACatagtaagtacttaaagttagaaagaaagaaagaaagaaagaaaaatctttatttggcgcaagatgtaacataacattttcattcttaaacatagaaataaaaataaaaaaaaaatacatgatgcgACCAAAAGGGTTTCCACTCAGCATATGCATGTGTATGATGAAGTTACACAatgcgctgattttcagtggaACCTAGTACGGAGGCTTTGCCATTCAATATGAaggatacatattaaaaatatcgacacaaaataacaagaaGACAGCAGTGCTAGGGAGTTAATATATGTTGAGTATGAGCGTGAGTGTAACTATGTTCTTATTGTTGAAGCAAGGTAGACAAAAGGTAGGCAGAAGGAAACTACAGAAAAATGCAAAGGGTATGTAAAGGTTTGCTGTTATGTGTTGGATTGAGATTGTATTAAGTAACTTTTCAGTTTATCTTTGAAGTGTGATACCGTAGTGCAGTTACGCACAGGTGGCGG is from Amyelois transitella isolate CPQ chromosome 21, ilAmyTran1.1, whole genome shotgun sequence and encodes:
- the LOC106136563 gene encoding uncharacterized protein LOC106136563 yields the protein MMGIEAVHDFKIDKNTKISHNKLEQRNQAKQAEQNRDPDWSYNSIPSELNTYVTEFKINMSECLKEVQMNDKRTIKPMSPIRESPIHGQCLIACVLKRNGVIENGKIHKENLLKLVNKFFEKDHIMIKKLEKNLDRCIEISVQAEGECAMASKLNDCTNDLMIHNKRKISVNY
- the LOC132903042 gene encoding piggyBac transposable element-derived protein 4-like, coding for MLESDDDFIEDEVSEEPLTWSSDFNEFRGVREDFNEEAGPKIEGTSPLGLFTQIWDQPLMDSIVHETNHYAWETITGFFETGDSMPSKSRMNDWVETSVSELYRLIGVMIFMSICVRSRLEEYWMTGVMGMPEFRKLMSRDHYVMLLKFLHFTDNNNIHVQGRDKKIAKIKPIIDYLNKKFQSIYVPHREVSIDESLLLWKGHLSWKQCIRSKAARFGIKSYELCEAVTGYVVNLILYAGKGTTTAETVYGFTTSTAKIVLELFKNYLGKGYTLFMDNFYNSVPLTQFLKKHKTDVVGTLNRRRKDTPVEIQNLQDKRMARGSVVSRHCGDVSVIAWKDVKLVTTVSTYHKTDMAPGHRAGQPCSKPVVVHEYNKYMGGVDLKDQKLSMYLLERKRGIKWYIKVFRRLLNISILNAYIIYCANIGQHKKMTHRQFRFKLAEELCLEFGQNVSSRSRQVPIPTCSRLNRDFNHFPVHNEVTEERTKKQDKFKRGRCVRCRQKCNIACSHCTVYICVGQCWLEYHTLENL